The window ATTCTACCGACTCCACCACCTGCAAAGATAGTGTCTCCTGAAATTATGCTTTCACCATCCCATAAGCAAATTCCACCCTTTGTATGGCCTGGAGTGTGAATTACCTCAAAATCGGCTATTTTATCCCCTTCCTCCAGTTCAATGTCCACCCTGGAGTTGTCAACACCTTCAAAAGCGGACATGGAAGTGCCTAGGGTATCCTCGTTTTTAATGGAAATCGCATCGAACTTATGGACGGCAACCTTGGCGTCAGGGAAGAAATGATTGCCCCCAATATGATCAAAGTGACAGTGAGTATTGACCACCAATTCAATGTCCTCAGGTTCAACGCCATTTTCACGAAGTTTGGAGAACAAGTAATCCTTATTATGGCCCGCACCAGTATCCACGAGTATATTATCATTGATTAGATAACAATTTGAATCATAATTATAGCCTAAAATAAAAACAATGGAACTCATGAAAGATAATATAATCAAGAAAGTAATTAAAAGTTTTGAAAAAAAAGTTTTATAAGAAAATGGGGTCACAGGGATTTGAACCCCGATCCTGGGATTTCTCTTGCCTCAGTACTCCAATTGTTCATCACAACAAGTACTGTTCAGTTACGCGTATATTTC of the Methanobrevibacter thaueri genome contains:
- a CDS encoding MBL fold metallo-hydrolase, translated to MSSIVFILGYNYDSNCYLINDNILVDTGAGHNKDYLFSKLRENGVEPEDIELVVNTHCHFDHIGGNHFFPDAKVAVHKFDAISIKNEDTLGTSMSAFEGVDNSRVDIELEEGDKIADFEVIHTPGHTKGGICLWDGESIISGDTIFAGGGVGRMDIGGDYNDMKNSVRRLTELDVKNIYPGHGPIVENNGKEHIRMSYSLL